From Paenibacillus sp. PvR098:
TAGCAGCTGATTGAGCAATCCATAATTCGGGTCCGCTACCAAAATCCAACCGGAGGTAATACCTAATGTAGGCAAAAAGAAAGAGATCCAAAACAAAAATTCCAACGAATTACCTGACACGATATTTGTTCTTGCAATTAACCAGGCGATAATGGTCGCCAGTGGAACTGAAATCAATTGCACCATAAACGTTACGCGCAAAGTATTCATGATGGCGGTTGCCATTCCGGGTTCACTCCAGGCTCTTTTCCATGCCTCAAAAGAGTAGGATTGATCTACCTGAAAGCTTTTTAAAAGCAAAATAATAATGGGAAAGAAGACACTGAATATAAGAAACACCAGAAATATTGTGATTAAAATATTCTCATGTCGTTTAAGTTGACTCATTCTTCTCCATGTCTCCTCGAAAATCAGAGTTGGATAATCACTGTCCTTTGATCTGGAATGCTCGGGCAGTCCATACAACGGCCCGAGCCCCTTTCTTTGCTAACTAATTTCTAAAAAACTCGGTTACCACTTGGTTAAACTTTTCAACTTCGTCATTTTGTACTTGATGTGCGGAATCTTCGAATACATGGAAAGCTTTTAGATTAGGAAGCATATCCCTGAGCGGGTAACCCAGATCCTCCAGAGGAGCAAACGTATCTAATTTACCCCAGATCATCATCGTAGGAATAGTTAACTCCGGCAAGCGATATTTTAAGCTGTACTGCTGCATAAGGTTAGGGTCGTTCTTCATTCTCGCACGGTATTTCGCGTGGGACCTTTGCGCATCTTGAGCACCGGGCGAAGTCGCTACGGCCAACCGGTTATCTACGAGTTTGTCCGTAATATTTTCCGTATGCTTCACCAAGCCTTCCAATACCGCCCTCATGTTTTCTCTGGTAGGCTCCTCGTTACATTTTTTCATGGCCTCCTGGCCTATGCTCAATTTATGGTTAAGACCAAATGACGATGCAATGCTTCCGGATGCCACCAGCACCATCTTTTTCACCCGTTCCGGATGGTCAACCGCATACCGCGCAACCCCGTAAGCCCCCATGGAATTACCCATCATATTGACCTTGTCTAAACACAGTGCATCAACAAAATCAGCCAAATGATTAGCCAAAGCGAGGTCCGAGTATTCAATAGCAGGCTTATCCGTTAAACCATAACCAATTCTGTCAAGGGCATAAACGCGGAAGTGTTCGGCAAGCGCGGGTATATTTCTTGACCAACCTGCTTCACCGCCGGAGCCTGGGCCGCCTCCGTGAACCAAAACTAAGGGTTCGCCTTCCCCCGCTACGACAAAATGCGTTCTGATACCGTTCGCATTCACATACATCGATTGATAAGGTTTCTTTGACATGAAAAGCCCTCCCGTTTAACTACTATTTTTTGATAAAACCTAAGACACAAACAACTCTTCCGGTACAAAACGCCGGCTTACCAGGCCCTGATCGTACGCATATCCCAAAAAAATTTCCAACGCCCTTCTGTTCTGCTCTATGCCATAAGGATACGGATCGCGCTCAAACGTTTGCATCCACTGATCAAACGTCATGTTGTGGATCGGCATCTCCAGTTGAATGCCGCTGGTGTCCCTGAGGTATGCCTGTCTTTTCACGTTCTCAAACGCTTTGCATAATGCTGCGGAAAGCCCTGGATTTTGCTGTTCCAACGCTTCCCTCATCACGACGAAATGCATAATAGGGATCATGTCGGTACGCAAATAATATTGCTTTTGTGCATCGGAAACATCTGGAAACGTACTCCTTATGTTTGGGGATGGCCCGATCGGCTTTGGTGAGAGTATGGCGTCGATTTCCCCATTCTCCAACAGAGATTGCAGCCCCAACAGATCGGTATCGATCCTTTCCACACGAATATCATCGGGTAAACGCAAACTGTCCATCCTCTCCTCCGTGATCGTATACCAATATACCGATTCGGGACGAAGGCCGTATTCCTCTTGTAGAAATCCGCGGTGCCAAACCGAAGAAGTCATCCAATATTGGGGAATCCCTATTTTTTTCCCTGCCAATTCAGACACGGACTGGATACCGGAACGCTCCGATACCGCGATGCAAGGATGAAGGAATCGTCGTCCGGTAAAGATAGGGAGACCTATGAGAGGGAACCCCTCTTCT
This genomic window contains:
- a CDS encoding alpha/beta hydrolase, encoding MSKKPYQSMYVNANGIRTHFVVAGEGEPLVLVHGGGPGSGGEAGWSRNIPALAEHFRVYALDRIGYGLTDKPAIEYSDLALANHLADFVDALCLDKVNMMGNSMGAYGVARYAVDHPERVKKMVLVASGSIASSFGLNHKLSIGQEAMKKCNEEPTRENMRAVLEGLVKHTENITDKLVDNRLAVATSPGAQDAQRSHAKYRARMKNDPNLMQQYSLKYRLPELTIPTMMIWGKLDTFAPLEDLGYPLRDMLPNLKAFHVFEDSAHQVQNDEVEKFNQVVTEFFRN
- a CDS encoding PhnD/SsuA/transferrin family substrate-binding protein, coding for MSAIPSALTSPILNGTVSIPEMNIEGVQAQFVDHNSRRMLRLEFDVAEMSFATYVKAKEEGFPLIGLPIFTGRRFLHPCIAVSERSGIQSVSELAGKKIGIPQYWMTSSVWHRGFLQEEYGLRPESVYWYTITEERMDSLRLPDDIRVERIDTDLLGLQSLLENGEIDAILSPKPIGPSPNIRSTFPDVSDAQKQYYLRTDMIPIMHFVVMREALEQQNPGLSAALCKAFENVKRQAYLRDTSGIQLEMPIHNMTFDQWMQTFERDPYPYGIEQNRRALEIFLGYAYDQGLVSRRFVPEELFVS